The following proteins are encoded in a genomic region of Arachis ipaensis cultivar K30076 chromosome B02, Araip1.1, whole genome shotgun sequence:
- the LOC107627102 gene encoding uncharacterized protein LOC107627102, with amino-acid sequence MHYPPLHQNCSSLFAACSPFLFLAQHSPLTTHHSRTIAPLHCVLTSGRLCGQHRHPFAHHCREDELVPNTPFTQVSLATTNLTPSFRKFLTGVCCHNKQYVCLVPHILFIMNGGCVTEIITLYIMTMTEKNCS; translated from the exons ATGCACTACCCGCCACTCCACCAAAACTGTAGCTCCCTCTTCGCTGCGTGCTCACCGTTCCTCTTCCTCGCTCAacactcaccactcaccactcaccactcGAGAACCATTGCTCCTCTTCACTGCGTGCTTACATCGGGAAGACTCTGTGGTCAGCATCGTCATCCCTTCGCTCACCATTGTCGAGAAG ATGAACTCGTACCCAACACTCCGTTCACGCAGGTGAGTTTGGCCACCACCAACCTTACCCCGAGTTTCAGGAAGTTCTTAACTG GGGTCTGTTGCCACAACAAACAATACGTCTGTCTTGTCCCTCACATTTTATTCATCATGAATGGGGGATGCGTTACTGAGATTATTACTTTATATATTATGACCATGACAGAAAAAAACTGTAGTTGA